A single window of Nicotiana sylvestris chromosome 3, ASM39365v2, whole genome shotgun sequence DNA harbors:
- the LOC104236001 gene encoding uncharacterized protein, with amino-acid sequence MSIFFKIVNANRTNWSKKLDDALWAYRTSYKTPIEMSPYRLVFGKSCQLPVELEHKVMWALKKLNLDWDVAANLRVAHLNELDEFWYLAYTSSSLFNEKKKYFHDKYIWNKKFKEGDLVLLFNSRLRKFFG; translated from the coding sequence ATGAGTATTTTCTTCAAAATAGTGAATGCTAACCGGACGAATTGGTCTaagaaacttgatgatgctttatgggcttataggacatCTTATAAAACACCTATCGaaatgtctccataccggttggtgttcgGAAAATCTTGTCAACTTCCGGTGGAACTTGAGCACAAAGTCATGTGGGCTCTAAAGAAGTTAAATCTTGATTGGGATGTCGCCGCCAACTTGAGGGTGGCACACTTGAATGAGTTGGATGAGTTCTGGTACCTTGCATACACAAGTTCTTCCTTATTCAATGAGAAGAAGAAATATTTTCATGACAAGTACATTTGGAACAAAAAGTTCAAAGAGGGTGATCTTGTGTTGTTGTTCAATTCACGGTTGAGGAAGTTTTTCGGGTAG